A genomic segment from bacterium encodes:
- a CDS encoding MBL fold metallo-hydrolase: MKFGQFEIQTFVESRFRLDGGLMFGVVPKSMWNKLLPADDNNLVPMHCNLFVLTAHGKRMVFDVGLGDTLSDREKKVYSTSGESNLDSGLASLGLTPADIDYAILSHLHTDHAGGAVKLVDGAYVPRFPNAKYIIEKKEWDAAFHANERTSAVYIQDRLRPLQDHGQVQFIEASTELFPGIRAVFTGGHSEGHYAIEMESEGKRVYYYGDLLQSYFYARLPFVPAADIYPIASLEAKRIAIPRIVDQDVVVAFDHAVHQPLGRIKSTEKQYILEPVD; the protein is encoded by the coding sequence ATGAAATTCGGGCAGTTTGAAATACAGACCTTCGTCGAGTCGCGTTTCCGCCTCGACGGAGGTCTTATGTTTGGGGTCGTCCCGAAAAGTATGTGGAATAAACTGCTTCCGGCGGATGACAACAATCTTGTCCCGATGCACTGCAATCTGTTCGTCCTCACTGCGCATGGCAAACGGATGGTCTTTGATGTCGGTCTCGGCGACACGCTTTCAGATCGAGAGAAGAAGGTTTACAGTACCTCGGGCGAATCAAATCTCGATTCGGGTTTGGCTTCGCTCGGCTTAACCCCGGCAGATATTGACTACGCGATCCTATCGCATTTGCATACCGACCACGCCGGTGGCGCGGTGAAGCTGGTCGATGGCGCCTACGTCCCGCGCTTCCCCAATGCGAAGTACATTATCGAAAAGAAAGAATGGGACGCGGCATTCCACGCTAACGAGCGTACTTCGGCGGTCTATATCCAGGACAGACTGCGTCCGTTGCAGGATCACGGACAGGTGCAGTTTATCGAAGCATCCACAGAGCTTTTCCCAGGGATCAGAGCGGTTTTCACCGGCGGACATTCCGAAGGGCATTACGCTATCGAAATGGAATCCGAGGGAAAGCGCGTCTACTATTACGGCGACCTGCTCCAGTCATACTTTTATGCGCGACTGCCGTTTGTCCCCGCGGCGGACATTTATCCCATCGCTTCGCTTGAGGCGAAACGGATCGCTATCCCGCGCATTGTCGACCAGGATGTGGTGGTCGCGTTCGACCATGCGGTTCACCAACCACTCGGTCGTATCAAATCGACAGAAAAGCAGTATATTCTCGAACCGGTTGACTGA
- a CDS encoding methylmalonyl-CoA mutase family protein, producing MYSKTLLEKLRARLTEWNKVAERFRKQRSLPRFFTISGVDIDELYTPDMVKGADREDHYFEKIGLPGEFPYTRGVHHTLYRTKLWTMRQFAGMGTPKQTNERFKYILAQGGTGLSTAFDLPTLMGYDSDHPRSLGEVGKCGVAVDTLADMEIIFGDIDLSKVSTSMTINSPASILLAMYLAVAEKQKVPFDQVRGTLQNDILKEYIAQKEFIFPPRPSIRLITDMMDYCTKHVPQYNTISISGYHIREAGATAVQELAFTLADGFCYIESAIAAGQNVDDFAPRLSYFFNAHSDFFEEIAKYRAARRIYSRWMRDKFGAKNPKSWMLRFHTQTAGCSLTAQQPENNIVRTAIQALSGVLGGTQSLHTNSMDETLALPSEKAALIALRTQQIIAFETGVANTVDPLGGSYFVEALTDKMEAEAEEYFAEIERRGGVLNCIEEGFFQRELAKAAYRFQMELEKKERVIVGVNDFTMENEKIDIPVLKIDRTVEKDQVAFLKKIKAQRDAAKVKATLDHLRTVAAGQGNTFEAILDCSRAYVTVGEMCDVLRETWGEYAESASAMQVS from the coding sequence ATGTACAGTAAGACGTTGTTGGAAAAACTCCGGGCCCGGTTAACGGAATGGAACAAAGTTGCGGAACGCTTCCGCAAACAGAGATCCCTTCCCCGCTTTTTCACTATCTCTGGTGTCGATATCGACGAGCTATACACGCCGGACATGGTCAAGGGAGCGGATCGCGAAGATCATTATTTCGAAAAAATCGGCCTCCCCGGTGAATTTCCCTACACCCGCGGCGTGCATCACACGCTCTATCGGACCAAGCTCTGGACAATGCGCCAGTTTGCCGGTATGGGGACGCCTAAACAGACCAACGAACGGTTCAAATATATTCTGGCTCAGGGCGGCACCGGTCTTTCGACCGCGTTTGATCTTCCGACTCTGATGGGATACGACTCCGACCATCCCCGTTCACTCGGTGAGGTCGGCAAGTGCGGCGTGGCGGTTGATACCCTCGCCGATATGGAGATCATTTTCGGCGATATCGACCTTTCGAAGGTTTCGACCTCGATGACGATCAATTCGCCGGCGTCAATCCTTCTGGCCATGTACCTCGCGGTTGCCGAAAAGCAGAAAGTACCGTTTGACCAAGTGCGCGGGACACTGCAGAACGATATTCTCAAAGAGTATATCGCGCAGAAGGAGTTCATTTTCCCGCCGCGACCATCGATTCGCCTTATCACCGACATGATGGATTACTGCACCAAGCATGTGCCGCAGTACAATACGATCTCGATCTCCGGTTATCATATCCGCGAGGCCGGCGCCACCGCGGTGCAGGAGCTGGCGTTTACCTTGGCTGATGGTTTCTGCTATATTGAGTCCGCGATTGCGGCCGGACAGAATGTCGATGATTTTGCGCCGCGCCTGTCCTACTTCTTTAACGCCCATTCCGATTTCTTTGAGGAGATCGCCAAATATCGGGCGGCCCGACGGATCTACTCGCGCTGGATGCGCGACAAGTTTGGCGCGAAAAATCCCAAGAGCTGGATGCTTCGTTTCCATACCCAGACTGCCGGATGTTCCCTCACGGCTCAGCAGCCGGAGAATAATATCGTCCGTACCGCCATCCAGGCGCTGTCCGGCGTTCTCGGCGGCACACAGTCGCTGCATACCAATTCGATGGATGAAACGCTGGCGCTGCCATCCGAAAAGGCAGCCTTGATAGCGCTGCGCACGCAGCAGATCATTGCGTTCGAGACCGGTGTCGCCAATACGGTCGATCCGTTGGGCGGTTCGTACTTCGTCGAAGCGCTCACCGACAAAATGGAAGCCGAGGCGGAGGAATACTTCGCCGAGATCGAACGTCGCGGCGGTGTGCTCAATTGTATCGAGGAAGGGTTCTTCCAGCGCGAATTGGCCAAAGCGGCTTATCGCTTCCAGATGGAACTGGAGAAGAAAGAGCGCGTGATCGTTGGGGTCAACGATTTCACCATGGAAAACGAAAAGATCGATATCCCGGTGCTCAAAATCGACCGGACGGTGGAGAAGGATCAGGTTGCGTTCCTGAAGAAGATCAAGGCGCAGCGGGATGCCGCCAAAGTGAAGGCGACATTGGATCATCTTCGCACAGTGGCCGCCGGTCAGGGGAATACGTTTGAGGCGATTCTGGATTGTTCGCGGGCCTATGTGACGGTCGGTGAGATGTGCGATGTCCTGCGCGAGACGTGGGGCGAATACGCTGAATCCGCCAGCGCGATGCAGGTGAGCTGA
- a CDS encoding acyl-CoA dehydrogenase family protein: MPYNIDPRQQAVRDEVKVFAEKYMYPVSEELDRMPEPRKFPIDLYRKIGEAGFIGYVMPKEYGGQGKSNLEYITLVEEMCYHDPAIALLCAVAELATHPIIHFASEEHKKKYVPDCASGKRVPAFVLTEPEAGSDAANQKTVAVENGDSYIVNGEKIFIMHGDVADLGVLFCRIEGQPKMSTFLVDTKQPGWTARTLKHKMGMRAATTGGIILKDVKIPKENLLGEVGKGFRYAMATLDSARIGVAAQGVGIAQRALDESVKRAKARQAFGQPIAKLQAIQWMIADMATRLEAARCLTYKAVLMQDRGEKFSLEASMAKLYASETARFCIDRAMQIWGGYGFIGEFSPIEKLYRDQRVLEIYEGTSEVQRLVIAGNVIGR, from the coding sequence ATGCCGTACAACATTGACCCGAGACAGCAGGCTGTCAGGGATGAAGTAAAAGTATTCGCAGAGAAATATATGTATCCGGTGTCGGAAGAACTGGACCGGATGCCCGAACCGCGCAAATTCCCGATCGATCTGTATCGGAAGATCGGCGAAGCGGGCTTTATCGGCTACGTCATGCCGAAGGAATATGGCGGGCAGGGGAAATCGAATCTCGAGTATATCACGCTCGTCGAAGAGATGTGCTATCATGATCCGGCGATTGCGCTGTTGTGCGCCGTCGCGGAATTGGCGACCCATCCGATCATCCATTTCGCGAGTGAAGAACACAAAAAGAAATATGTGCCGGATTGCGCCAGTGGCAAACGAGTTCCGGCATTCGTGCTGACCGAGCCCGAAGCCGGCTCCGATGCCGCCAACCAGAAGACAGTCGCGGTCGAAAACGGCGACAGCTATATCGTCAACGGCGAGAAGATCTTCATCATGCATGGCGATGTCGCAGATCTTGGTGTACTGTTCTGCCGAATCGAGGGCCAGCCGAAGATGTCGACATTTTTGGTCGACACCAAACAGCCCGGCTGGACTGCCCGTACGCTGAAACATAAGATGGGGATGCGCGCCGCCACGACCGGTGGGATCATTCTGAAGGATGTCAAGATCCCGAAAGAGAATCTCCTTGGTGAAGTCGGTAAAGGATTCCGTTACGCCATGGCGACGCTCGACTCCGCCCGTATCGGTGTTGCGGCGCAGGGTGTCGGTATCGCGCAGCGTGCGCTGGATGAGTCGGTCAAGCGCGCCAAGGCGCGTCAGGCATTCGGCCAGCCAATTGCCAAGCTGCAGGCGATCCAGTGGATGATCGCCGATATGGCGACCCGTCTTGAAGCCGCCCGCTGCCTGACTTACAAGGCGGTACTGATGCAGGACCGTGGCGAGAAATTCTCGCTCGAAGCCTCCATGGCGAAATTGTACGCCTCGGAAACCGCGCGCTTCTGTATCGACCGTGCGATGCAGATCTGGGGCGGCTACGGCTTTATCGGCGAATTCTCACCGATCGAAAAACTATACCGCGACCAGCGCGTGTTGGAGATCTACGAGGGAACTTCGGAAGTTCAGCGCCTCGTGATCGCCGGCAACGTGATCGGGCGGTAG
- a CDS encoding acyl-CoA carboxylase subunit beta yields MRLQARLGGGQDRIDAQHQKGKLTARERIELLVDERSFEEFDMFVTHRSSDFGLAEQKVLGDGVITGCGKVHGRPVFIFSQDFTVFGGSLSEAHAEKICKIMDMAMKVGAPVVGLNDSGGARIQEGVVSLGGYADIFLRNTLASGVIPQISVILGPCAGGAVYSPAITDFVLMTKGSSYMFVTGPNVVKTVTHEQVTSEELGGAMVHASKSGVSHFACDNEADAIEKVKRLLSYMPQNNLEDAPLFPCSDPLDREDKELNHLIPENPNQPYDIKDVITRVVDTDSFFEVHEEFAQNIVVGFARLGGRSIGIIANQPAVMAGVLDINSSVKGARFIRFCDAFNIPILTFEDVPGFMPGTDQEHGGIIRSGAKLLFAYCEATVPKVTVITRKAYGGAYDVMNSKHVRGDMNYAWPTAEIAVMGPKGAVEIIFKKEITASSNPELELKRKEEEYREKFANPFIAAARGYVDDIIEPKTTRPRLIRAFEMLATKKDSNPPKKHGNIPL; encoded by the coding sequence ATGCGTCTCCAGGCACGTCTGGGAGGCGGACAGGACCGTATCGATGCCCAGCACCAAAAGGGGAAACTGACCGCACGCGAGCGGATCGAACTGCTGGTGGATGAACGATCATTCGAAGAGTTTGATATGTTCGTCACTCATCGGTCATCAGACTTCGGGCTGGCCGAGCAGAAAGTGCTGGGCGACGGCGTCATCACCGGGTGCGGCAAAGTCCATGGCCGCCCGGTTTTCATATTCTCGCAGGATTTCACGGTTTTCGGCGGATCGCTTTCCGAGGCACACGCCGAGAAGATCTGCAAGATCATGGATATGGCGATGAAGGTCGGAGCGCCGGTGGTTGGCCTCAATGATTCGGGCGGCGCACGCATTCAAGAGGGTGTTGTATCGCTGGGCGGCTATGCAGATATATTTCTCCGCAACACGCTTGCTTCGGGAGTGATCCCGCAGATTTCGGTCATTCTCGGACCCTGCGCAGGTGGCGCGGTTTATTCGCCGGCGATCACCGATTTCGTGCTGATGACCAAGGGGAGTTCCTACATGTTTGTGACCGGCCCCAATGTGGTCAAAACTGTCACGCATGAACAGGTGACTTCGGAGGAGCTGGGCGGCGCGATGGTGCATGCTTCCAAATCCGGTGTATCGCATTTCGCCTGCGACAACGAGGCGGACGCGATCGAAAAAGTGAAGCGTCTGCTGTCATATATGCCGCAGAACAATCTTGAGGATGCCCCGCTATTTCCGTGCAGCGACCCGTTGGATCGCGAAGACAAAGAACTGAATCATTTGATCCCGGAAAACCCGAACCAGCCATACGATATCAAAGATGTCATCACGCGCGTGGTGGATACGGACTCTTTCTTTGAAGTGCATGAGGAGTTCGCTCAGAATATCGTCGTTGGATTTGCAAGATTGGGTGGACGCTCAATCGGGATTATCGCCAATCAGCCGGCGGTGATGGCCGGTGTGCTGGATATCAACTCCTCGGTCAAGGGGGCGCGGTTCATCCGCTTCTGCGATGCATTTAATATCCCGATCCTGACATTTGAGGATGTTCCCGGTTTTATGCCCGGCACAGATCAGGAACATGGCGGGATCATCCGCTCCGGCGCGAAACTGCTCTTCGCTTATTGCGAGGCGACTGTTCCCAAAGTGACCGTCATCACCCGCAAAGCGTACGGCGGCGCGTACGATGTCATGAACTCCAAGCACGTCCGCGGCGATATGAATTACGCCTGGCCGACTGCCGAGATCGCGGTGATGGGGCCAAAGGGGGCGGTCGAGATCATCTTCAAGAAAGAGATCACAGCCTCCTCGAATCCGGAGCTTGAGCTGAAGCGGAAGGAAGAAGAGTATCGCGAGAAATTCGCCAATCCGTTTATTGCAGCCGCGCGTGGGTATGTGGACGATATTATCGAGCCGAAAACGACTCGCCCACGGTTGATTCGTGCATTCGAGATGCTGGCAACCAAAAAGGACAGCAACCCGCCCAAAAAGCATGGGAATATTCCACTGTAA
- the recJ gene encoding single-stranded-DNA-specific exonuclease RecJ — MTWAQRSHSLKWVLASEPDSNAVTRLATEVNLPLNVTKILVNRQINTPETINRFLHPKMTDLKDPFEMVGMEAGIGRVTQALFANEKIMIYGDYDVDGITATALLYMVLNKLGAQVTFYLPNRLVEGYGLSLEGIDEAKQQGVSLIVTVDTGITAVEEIEYAITQGIDVVVTDHHEPGMSIPRATAIINPKQPGCEYGGELSGVGVAFKFAQALYHRLNQDERELEEHLDLVALGTSADIVPLIGENRILTKFGIRQIARTTKPGLKSLAFVSGLMGKDISTGQVVFILAPRINALGRLGDARQAIRLLATRDERQAQDIARKLDSENRRRKEIDEKTLNEALAQMHEVCDLASDRAIVLAAEGWHQGVIGIVASRLVERYHLPTVMIAISETEGKGSARSIPGFHLCEALKECEHLLIKYGGHKYAAGLSIKPENIPEFREKFREVSSKFLTPEDIVPKLFIDLEIELSEITDEFMDAIEAFSPFGPMNMRPIFLTRNCEVVGTPYTVGNNHLKLKIRKGDALFDAIGFGFGDMAQTISDKGCLVDIVYAVEYNTYNDNTQIQIRLRDIKLTVGDMSPRYA, encoded by the coding sequence ATGACCTGGGCCCAAAGGTCGCATTCACTCAAGTGGGTGCTTGCCTCGGAACCGGATTCAAATGCCGTGACCAGATTGGCTACTGAAGTCAATCTGCCTCTTAATGTCACCAAGATCCTGGTCAATCGACAGATAAATACGCCCGAGACGATCAATCGATTCCTTCATCCCAAGATGACGGATCTCAAAGATCCGTTCGAGATGGTCGGCATGGAGGCCGGGATCGGTCGTGTCACCCAGGCATTGTTCGCCAATGAGAAGATCATGATCTATGGCGACTACGATGTCGACGGGATCACCGCCACGGCGCTTCTTTATATGGTGCTGAACAAGCTGGGCGCGCAGGTGACGTTTTATCTACCGAACCGATTAGTCGAAGGATACGGTCTTTCGCTCGAAGGGATCGACGAGGCGAAACAGCAGGGAGTCAGCCTGATCGTAACGGTTGACACCGGCATTACGGCGGTGGAGGAGATCGAATACGCGATCACGCAGGGGATCGATGTCGTGGTGACCGATCACCATGAGCCGGGGATGTCGATCCCGCGCGCTACTGCTATCATCAATCCAAAGCAGCCCGGCTGTGAATACGGCGGTGAGCTCTCGGGAGTCGGTGTCGCATTCAAATTTGCGCAAGCGCTCTACCATCGCCTCAATCAGGATGAACGAGAACTGGAAGAACATCTCGATCTGGTGGCATTGGGGACCTCGGCTGATATCGTCCCTTTGATCGGCGAAAATCGCATCCTCACCAAATTCGGCATACGACAGATCGCTCGGACGACAAAACCGGGATTAAAATCACTCGCGTTTGTTTCCGGTCTGATGGGGAAAGATATCAGTACCGGTCAGGTGGTCTTCATTCTGGCGCCGCGTATCAATGCGCTGGGTCGGCTCGGCGATGCCCGTCAGGCAATTCGTCTGCTGGCGACCCGAGATGAGCGGCAGGCGCAGGATATCGCCCGCAAACTTGATTCAGAAAACCGCCGGCGGAAAGAGATCGATGAAAAAACGCTCAACGAAGCATTGGCGCAGATGCACGAAGTCTGTGACCTTGCTTCCGATCGCGCAATCGTCCTGGCAGCCGAAGGCTGGCATCAGGGGGTGATCGGGATCGTCGCCAGCCGACTGGTTGAGCGGTATCACCTGCCGACCGTCATGATCGCGATTTCTGAGACCGAGGGTAAGGGCTCTGCCCGTTCCATCCCGGGCTTCCACCTGTGCGAAGCACTCAAGGAGTGTGAACATCTGCTGATCAAGTACGGCGGGCACAAATACGCAGCTGGGTTGTCGATCAAGCCGGAGAATATCCCTGAATTCAGGGAGAAATTCCGTGAGGTATCGAGTAAATTCCTGACGCCGGAAGATATCGTTCCCAAGCTGTTTATTGATCTGGAGATCGAGCTAAGCGAGATCACCGATGAGTTCATGGATGCGATCGAGGCGTTTTCGCCGTTCGGCCCGATGAACATGCGACCGATCTTCCTGACCCGCAATTGCGAAGTGGTCGGGACACCGTACACAGTCGGGAATAATCACCTGAAACTGAAGATCCGCAAAGGGGACGCGCTCTTTGATGCGATCGGATTCGGGTTCGGCGATATGGCGCAGACGATCTCCGATAAGGGATGTCTCGTTGATATCGTTTATGCGGTGGAATACAACACCTATAACGACAACACGCAGATCCAGATCCGGCTGCGCGATATCAAGCTGACAGTCGGAGATATGTCGCCGCGTTACGCATGA
- a CDS encoding dicarboxylate/amino acid:cation symporter: protein MTSQTDRPARKKRPLHVYIFWGLAVGVFAGLVVNLWVGGSDPTVKAVIFHITEPIGQLFLRLLLMVVVPLVFSSLIVGVSGIGDLRTLGRIGLKSFAYTFIISAISVAIGITLANTIKPGNRVDASTATALQERYGTEASKRVEAVKQTGVDSPFMQVVKTIVPTNPFAAIASDTPNMLHLMFFALVLGIAATLIPGEASRPFVSFLESVFRLSAKLIDLIMYAAPFAVACLLFNNIAQFGLELLGALGWFIVTVLLGLSLHMFGVYSLSIAWLSRISPLEFFKRIKTVMLTAFSTSSSNATLPTALVETEKNLGVPRHITNFVLTVGATANQNGTALYEGVTVLFLAQLSGIDLSIGQQIMVAYLAILGGIGTAGVPSGSIPFIILVLATIHVNPALIAVILGVDRVLDMCRTTLNVAGDITAATYVARSEGYTLLQTQPVEE, encoded by the coding sequence ATGACCAGCCAAACCGACCGTCCCGCCCGCAAAAAACGTCCCCTCCATGTCTATATCTTTTGGGGGCTGGCAGTGGGAGTTTTCGCCGGACTCGTGGTCAATCTCTGGGTCGGCGGCTCGGACCCGACTGTTAAAGCGGTAATCTTCCATATCACCGAACCGATCGGCCAGCTCTTCCTTCGCTTGCTTTTGATGGTGGTGGTCCCGCTGGTCTTCTCGTCGTTGATCGTGGGAGTCTCCGGGATCGGGGACCTTCGGACGCTAGGACGGATCGGCCTCAAGTCTTTCGCCTATACGTTTATCATTTCAGCGATCTCAGTTGCGATCGGCATTACGCTGGCCAATACGATCAAACCGGGGAACCGGGTGGATGCGTCCACTGCCACCGCTTTGCAGGAGCGGTATGGCACCGAGGCATCCAAGCGAGTCGAAGCGGTCAAGCAGACCGGAGTAGACAGCCCGTTCATGCAGGTGGTGAAGACCATAGTCCCGACCAACCCATTTGCGGCGATAGCATCTGATACGCCCAACATGCTCCATCTGATGTTTTTCGCGCTGGTGCTCGGGATCGCCGCCACCTTGATCCCCGGCGAAGCCAGCCGACCATTTGTTTCATTCCTCGAGTCGGTTTTCCGACTCTCCGCCAAACTGATCGATCTGATCATGTATGCCGCACCGTTTGCGGTCGCCTGTCTGCTTTTCAACAACATCGCTCAGTTCGGCCTCGAGCTGCTTGGCGCGCTCGGGTGGTTTATCGTGACCGTGCTTCTTGGCCTGTCACTGCATATGTTCGGGGTTTACTCACTCTCGATAGCCTGGCTCTCGCGCATCAGTCCGCTGGAATTTTTCAAGCGGATCAAAACAGTCATGTTGACTGCGTTCTCCACCTCATCGTCGAACGCCACACTCCCGACCGCATTGGTTGAGACCGAAAAGAATCTTGGTGTCCCGCGCCATATCACCAATTTTGTCCTGACAGTTGGCGCCACCGCCAATCAGAACGGGACCGCGCTCTACGAGGGGGTGACGGTTCTTTTCCTGGCGCAACTCTCCGGTATTGATTTGAGTATAGGGCAGCAGATCATGGTCGCCTATCTGGCGATTTTGGGTGGGATCGGAACAGCGGGGGTGCCGTCGGGATCAATTCCGTTCATCATTCTGGTGCTGGCGACAATCCATGTCAACCCTGCACTGATCGCAGTGATCTTAGGAGTGGACAGAGTGCTGGATATGTGCCGGACGACACTCAATGTCGCAGGGGATATCACCGCCGCGACGTATGTTGCTCGCTCCGAAGGCTACACGCTATTGCAGACGCAGCCGGTCGAAGAATAG
- a CDS encoding winged helix-turn-helix transcriptional regulator encodes MKKTETTDQLPSGMKAMADPTRLKILLMLEGQGRSVGEIVSFFNLSQPTITRHLQTLLAAGMVVRKRAGQQVLYELNAENVKSFCVQLVGCFPCCCNDVQIAPAPKRVETKANKRSEHAHREKRKPSRDKGERT; translated from the coding sequence ATGAAAAAGACAGAGACCACAGACCAGCTTCCGTCGGGAATGAAAGCGATGGCCGACCCGACTCGGTTGAAGATACTGCTGATGTTGGAAGGCCAGGGGAGGTCGGTGGGCGAGATTGTCTCGTTTTTCAATCTATCGCAGCCGACCATTACGCGCCACTTGCAGACTTTGCTGGCGGCAGGAATGGTGGTGCGAAAAAGAGCAGGGCAACAAGTCTTGTACGAATTGAATGCGGAGAACGTCAAATCGTTCTGCGTCCAGTTGGTCGGCTGTTTTCCCTGCTGCTGCAATGATGTACAGATCGCGCCCGCTCCGAAGAGGGTAGAGACCAAAGCCAACAAACGTTCCGAGCATGCTCATAGAGAGAAAAGAAAACCCTCCAGAGATAAAGGAGAACGAACATGA
- the meaB gene encoding methylmalonyl Co-A mutase-associated GTPase MeaB produces the protein MTLLDSFNQGDIRSLSRLVSHVENRSEGYLRLLEELYPKVGHALRIGITGPPGSGKSTLVNQLAHEFLKDQKRVGIIAVDPSSPFTGGALLGDRVRMNEFPTDGTVYFRSMATRGATGGLAAATDNVTVVYDAFGFDITLIETVGVGQVELDIIDTCDVVVVVIVPESGDAVQTMKAGLMEIADIFCVNKSDRPGAERIGAELRMAMETRKRVEGKWAPSVIATEAINKKGIDKLHTEIQKYVDFTRANGQFAGHRRAQIERKILSVLKWRFQQEFLDQLRSHTEFESTVNDILSGKTNPFRVGEELYQRFSSQQKA, from the coding sequence ATGACCTTGCTCGACTCGTTTAATCAGGGGGATATCCGATCCCTCTCGCGACTGGTGTCGCACGTGGAGAATCGGTCCGAGGGGTACTTGCGCCTGCTGGAGGAGCTCTATCCGAAAGTCGGGCATGCCCTGCGTATCGGTATCACCGGGCCGCCCGGGTCGGGTAAATCCACCCTGGTCAACCAACTTGCCCATGAATTCCTGAAAGATCAGAAGCGGGTCGGCATTATTGCAGTCGATCCGTCTTCGCCGTTCACCGGCGGCGCACTGCTCGGCGACCGCGTCAGGATGAATGAGTTCCCCACCGATGGTACGGTTTATTTCCGCTCGATGGCCACTCGTGGTGCGACCGGCGGACTGGCCGCTGCGACCGACAATGTCACGGTCGTCTACGATGCGTTTGGATTTGACATCACGCTGATCGAGACTGTCGGCGTTGGCCAGGTTGAACTGGATATTATCGATACGTGCGATGTCGTGGTAGTGGTGATCGTGCCGGAATCGGGGGATGCGGTGCAGACGATGAAGGCCGGTCTGATGGAGATCGCAGATATCTTCTGCGTCAACAAGTCGGATCGCCCGGGCGCTGAGCGGATCGGTGCGGAACTCCGGATGGCGATGGAGACGCGCAAACGGGTGGAGGGGAAATGGGCGCCAAGTGTGATCGCTACCGAGGCGATCAACAAAAAGGGGATTGACAAACTGCATACGGAAATTCAGAAGTATGTTGATTTCACCCGGGCGAACGGCCAATTCGCCGGTCACCGTCGTGCCCAGATCGAACGAAAGATACTCAGTGTCCTGAAATGGCGATTCCAGCAGGAATTTCTGGATCAGTTGCGGTCCCACACCGAATTCGAATCGACGGTCAATGATATTCTCTCCGGCAAAACCAATCCATTTCGGGTTGGGGAAGAGCTCTATCAGCGGTTTTCCTCTCAGCAGAAAGCCTGA
- a CDS encoding cobalamin B12-binding domain-containing protein has translation MTKKIRVLLAKPGLDGHDRGIKVIAAAFRDAGMEVIYTGLRQTPEMIVEAAIQEDVDAIGLSILSGAHMTLFPAVLDEMKKRGANDILLFGGGIIPDDDKEELEKLGVAKVFTPGAPTEEAIEYLRKAIAAKKPDQAIM, from the coding sequence ATGACAAAGAAAATTCGCGTACTGTTAGCCAAGCCTGGACTCGATGGACATGACCGCGGCATCAAAGTGATCGCCGCCGCTTTCCGCGATGCCGGCATGGAAGTGATCTACACCGGCCTTCGCCAAACCCCGGAAATGATCGTCGAAGCTGCCATTCAGGAAGATGTCGACGCTATCGGGCTGTCGATCCTCTCCGGCGCGCATATGACGCTTTTCCCGGCGGTGCTGGATGAGATGAAGAAGCGCGGCGCTAATGACATTCTTTTGTTCGGCGGCGGGATTATCCCGGATGACGACAAGGAAGAATTGGAAAAGCTGGGCGTGGCGAAAGTTTTCACCCCCGGCGCGCCGACCGAGGAAGCGATCGAGTACTTGCGGAAAGCGATCGCGGCGAAAAAGCCTGACCAGGCGATCATGTAA